One Plasmodium knowlesi strain H genome assembly, chromosome: 10 genomic window carries:
- a CDS encoding ATP-dependent DNA helicase UvrD, putative, whose translation MKRRKGDDGDRNEERFDPPNARISLMKEKTWSSESMFNSILYSNLSREQIKIVQIPLNRNLCIIACPGSGKTSTLTARIIRSIIEKKKSLVCITFTKYAANDLKEKITKKVNCLIDLFIDTDMSCKLFADQRSRKKCDTSSKIYSKTKLKVLQTVMFIGTIHSFCRYILFKYKGPFKILTAFISSNVIKLAFNNFYASFLKGQSAEGVGLNCFGSGKDTGDGEKGSFDLMNFFSNLKEGFSKRDAQEIEDDALDGDGDGYGDDGDDVIDEDDYDDEHGDHFYNYLYHVQDANERKDYFEHGDIPSILKKKHILFLKKKIKLLKYVELYKMKIEMNDVEEKFYEEYKRILQNAKHIYYDFDDLLIETYRLMKEDEDIRNSILAEWHYMFCDEFQDINTTQFNILQFFANGSCGRYGSGRGAPHDQHPPNDTIPSGRGNSPNGTHESDRGLTVIGDDDQSIYSFRGAHINVFNKIMKEHNCLLFKLGTNFRSTKEIVRVSCNLILHNANCRIEKSLQTNNVQGEKVIFHAFKTNNDQVSFILCKIIFLKKKYSYKFSDFVILSRTNRSLRDTFKCMQSMNVRRRAMKFFHELVKTERGATDGPAEGDHHWTDITPDTFKIPIKELNKKKAFFGSKEIVELITVLRFLLNVDDDIILKKAFKIIKNDRAIRGILDKLERSDFGVTEEEEEDVYSTDTGGSDPCGENRPSLFNRIERITHSYILWKKKQLKRNEFHHLDVFTEEEIKKILDFFFCVNYFLKFASQPKSVYSLVMDILSKTGFVNRTLKRIRRRRNEQVEHQQDEEKDQRRKRSFEEFKDDMDENHPDLVNELKIKHDLRTHFGLSEEDLAEEEMQNIFVLLEMTIEYKPNQINEKCSDCLICFLNDFKNDIHDRMLVEKVTLTTIHKSKGLEWKVVFIVNAMEGEIPYAVENSRDIIEERKIFYVGITRAKFFLYLLCFLQNNHTAEKNTVSRFVSQMAI comes from the coding sequence atgaaacGCCGCAAGGGAGATGATGGCGACAGGAACGAAGAGCGGTTCGATCCACCGAACGCGCGGATCAGcttaatgaaggaaaagacaTGGAGCAGTGAAAGCATGTTTAATAGTATCCTGTACAGTAACCTATCAAGGGAGCAGATCAAAATAGTGCAAATTCCCCTGAACAGAAATTTATGTATCATAGCGTGTCCGGGGTCAGGCAAAACATCTACACTGACGGCCCGCATTATCAGGAGCatcatcgaaaaaaaaaaatctcttGTGTGTATAACCTTCACGAAATATGCAGCGAACgacttgaaggaaaaaattacaaaaaaagttaacTGTTTGATAGATCTATTCATAGACACAGATATGAGCTGCAAATTGTTTGCCGACCAAAGATCCAGGAAGAAATGCGATACCAGTAGCAAGATCTATAGTAAGACTAAACTGAAGGTGTTGCAAACAGTTATGTTCATAGGAACTATCCACTCCTTCTGTAGATATATCCTCTTCAAGTACAAAGGGCCCTTCAAAATATTGACAGCCTTTATCAGTTCAAATGTTATTAAGTTAGcctttaataatttttacgcTTCTTTTTTGAAAGGGCAATCTGCAGAGGGGGTGGGATTGAATTGTTTTGGTTCAGGCAAAGACACCGGGGATGGTGAGAAAGGGTCATTCGACTTGATGAACTTTTTTAGCAACTTGAAAGAAGGATTCAGTAAGAGGGATGCACAAGAGATAGAGGATGATGCTCTGGACGGTGATGGTGATGGTTATGGTGATGATGGTGACGATGTCATTGATGAAGACGATTATGACGATGAACATGGTGATCACTTTTACAACTACCTGTACCATGTCCAAGATGCGAATGAGAGGAAGGACTACTTCGAGCATGGAGACATTCCAAgtatattgaaaaaaaaacatattttatttttgaaaaaaaaaataaaacttttGAAATATGTGGAGttatacaaaatgaagattGAGATGAACGacgtggaggaaaaattctACGAGGAGTACAAGAGGATCTTGCAAAATGCCAAACATATTTATTACGATTTTGATGATCTTCTCATCGAGACGTATAGACTGATGAAAGAGGATGAGGATATTCGGAATAGCATTCTGGCCGAGTGGCACTACATGTTTTGCGACGAGTTCCAGGATATCAACACTACTCAGTTCAACATTTTGCAGTTTTTTGCCAATGGAAGTTGCGGTAGGTATGGAAGCGGAAGGGGGGCACCACACGATCAACACCCCCCCAACGATACCATCCCATCAGGGAGAGGCAACTCGCCAAATGGTACCCATGAGTCAGACAGAGGCCTCACCGTCATCGGGGACGACGATCAATCCATTTACTCTTTCAGGGGTGCCCACATTAATGTGTtcaataaaataatgaaagaaCATAACTGCTTGCTGTTCAAACTAGGCACGAATTTTAGAAGTACTAAAGAAATCGTCCGTGTATCCTGCAACCTCATCCTTCACAATGCCAACTGTAGAATAGAAAAGAGTCTTCAGACGAATAACGTACAGGGAGAGAAAGTGATATTCCATGCCTTCAAAACGAACAATGATCAAGTGTCTTTCATATTgtgcaaaattatttttttaaaaaaaaagtacagctATAAATTTAGCGACTTTGTTATCCTTTCCAGAACGAACAGGTCGCTTAGGGATACTTTCAAGTGCATGCAGAGCATGAATGTCAGGAGGAGAGCCATGAAGTTCTTTCACGAATTGGTCAAGACAGAGAGGGGTGCAACAGATGGTCCAGCGGAGGGGGACCACCACTGGACAGACATAACCCCAGATACATTTAAAATACCCATCAAGGAgctaaacaaaaaaaaagctttctTCGGATCGAAAGAAATCGTGGAACTCATAACAGTCCTGAGATTTCTCCTCAACGTGGACGACGACATTATTTTGAAGAAGGCCTTTaagattataaaaaatgacagaGCGATTAGGGGTATATTGGACAAGCTAGAACGCAGCGACTTTGGCGTTaccgaggaggaagaggaagatgtaTATTCAACAGATACAGGGGGATCCGACCCATGTGGGGAAAACAGGCCCTCTCTTTTCAACCGCATTGAGAGAATCACACATTCGTATATCCtctggaagaagaagcaattgAAGAGAAACGAGTTTCACCATTTAGACGTATTTACAGAagaggagataaaaaaaattttggacttttttttttgcgtaaattattttttaaaatttgcttCGCAACCAAAGTCTGTGTATAGCCTGGTGATGGATATCCTTAGCAAGACGGGTTTCGTGAACAGAACTCTCAAAAGGATAAGGCGCAGACGGAACGAGCAGGTGGAGCACCAACAGGATGAAGAGAAGGATCAACGGAGGAAGCGCTCCTTCGAGGAATTCAAGGATGACATGGATGAGAACCACCCCGACCTCGTGAACGAACTAAAGATTAAGCATGATCTACGCACGCACTTTGGACTCAGCGAGGAAGACCTCGCGGAAGAGGAAATGCAAAATATCTTTGTCCTCTTAGAAATGACTATAGAATACAAGCCCAACcagataaatgaaaaatgttcaGACTGCTTGATTTGCTTCTTGAACGACTTTAAGAACGATATACACGACAGAATGTTAGTGGAGAAGGTAACCTTAACGACGATACATAAGTCAAAGGGGTTGGAGTGGAAGGTGGTCTTCATTGTGAATGCTATGGAAGGGGAAATTCCCTACGCGGTGGAAAATAGTAGAGATATAATTGAGGAGAGGAAAATCTTTTATGTAGGCATTACTAGAGCCAAGTTTTTCTTATATCTGCTTTGTTTCTTGCAGAACAATCACACAGCGGAGAAAAACACTGTGTCGAGGTTCGTCAGTCAGATGGCCATTTGA
- a CDS encoding tubulin--tyrosine ligase, putative produces the protein MSVYFRELFPSNKVIKFRTDFRNTIYDLFLHRKWEITTHETDWNMCWSEKDWINEVYDTLSLKNNQFVNHFRNYYELTRKDLLAKNMKRLKKQNEKMKNERMKNERMKNERVKNERVKNERVKNERVKNEKMNDKKMNDEEELKIIDITPVTFVLPLEYKLFLEEYKRRGNRTWIMKPIGKSQGKGIFLFNKISQIKSWSVGCQRDKDINSGRDAERNKALDVGRSPERGKDTNRIKVAELNKSLEGNKETELPERPEQYIVQEYIPNPLLIGGKKFDIRLYVLIVSYSPLTIYLYRSGFARFSHTYFKNEKNNMSDITMHLTNVSIQKNAEGYDETVGGKWFVRELFLYMMSRYGSDRITTLIRDIENCIIQSFLAVHKIIINDKHCFELYGFDILIDSNLKPWLIEVNSSPSLSANTKEDYTLKFNMLDELMSLINLEMYNLPETDRVGDFDCIYRKGNRVVPPQPYNFSSHLGAELSGTEHLKQMAKDIKRGMDNEKSGKP, from the exons ATGTCTGTATACTTCCGGGAGTTGTTTCCATCGAACAA GGTGATAAAGTTCCGAACCGACTTTCGTAACACAATCTACGATTTGTTCCTGCAcagaaaatgggaaatcaCCACGCA CGAAACCGACTGGAACATGTGCTGGTCGGAGAAGGACTGGATAAACGAGGTGTACGACACGCTATCCTTGAAGAACAATCAGTTCGTCAATCACTTTAGGAATTACTACGAG CTCACGCGGAAGGACCTGCTAGCGAAAAACATGAAGAGGCTAAAAAAGCAAAAcgagaagatgaaaaatgaaCGGATGAAAAATGAACGGATGAAAAACGAAAGGGTGAAAAACGAAAGGGTGAAAAACGAAAGGGTGAAAAACGAAAGGGTGAAGAATGAGAAGATGAATGACAAGAAGATGAATGACGAGGAGGAGCTAAAGATTATAGACATAACCCCGGTTACGTTCGTCCTTCCACTTGAGTACAAGTTGTTCCTTGAGGAATACAAGCGAAGGGGCAACCGCACCTGGATTATGAAGCCAATAGGAAAATctcaaggaaaaggaattttcctcttcaacaAAATATCCCAGATAAAGAGTTGGAGTGTGGGCTGCCAGAGAGATAAAGACATCAACAGTGGAAGAGACGCGGAGAGGAACAAAGCGCTAGACGTAGGTAGATCCCCTGAACGGGGAAAAGATACTAACCGGATTAAAGTCGCCGAACTGAACAAGTCGTTAGAAGGAAACAAAGAAACAGAGCTACCAGAGAGACCGGAACAGTACATCGTGCAGGAATATATTCCTAACCCCCTGCTCataggaggaaagaagtttGACATTCGTCTTTACGTCCTCATCGTGTCCTACTCCCCTTTGACGATATATCTCTACAGGAGTGGCTTTGCTAGATTTTCACACACCTATtttaaaaacgaaaaaaacaacatgtCAGATATTACCATGCACTTAACGAATGTCTCTATACAAAAGAATGCAGAAGGATATGATGAAACTGTTGGAGGAAAATGGTTCGTTAGAGAATTATTCCTCTACATGATGAGTCGTTACGGGAGTGACCGAATCACTACGTTAATTAGGGACATCGAAAACTGTATCATTCAGTCGTTTCTAGCGGTtcacaaaataataataaatgataAACATTGCTTTGAGCTCTATGGGTTCGATATCCTCATCGATAGCAACTTAAAACCATGGCTCATCGAGGTGAACTCCTCTCCTTCTCTGTCTGCCAACACGAAGGAAGACTACACACTTAAGTTTAACATGCTAGATGAGTTGATGTCTTTAATTAATTTAGAAATGTACAATTTACCGGAGACGGACCGCGTTGGAGACTTTGACTGCATCTACAGGAAAGGCAATCGCGTTGTCCCTCCTCAGCCTTACAACTTTTCTTCCCACTTAG gGGCAGAACTCTCAGGAACGGAGCATCTGAAGCAAATGGCAAAAGACATCAAACGGGGAATGGACAACGAAAAAAGTGGGAAACCATGA
- a CDS encoding ras-related protein Rab-1A, putative, which produces MNEHRSRDYDYLYKIILIGDSGVGKSCILLRFSDDHFTESYITTIGVDFRFRRIKVGDKMVKLQIWDTAGQERFRTITSAYYRGADGIIIIYDTTDRNSFLHIKEWINEINKYTTEETCKLLVGNKSDCKDEMEISTTEGENKAKELGIPFIETSAKDATNVELAFTMITEELIKKKKKKIVSSLGAQQSKVKLSAEDHGPGALCSC; this is translated from the coding sequence atgaacgaacACAGATCAAGGGATTACGACTATCTGTACAAAATAATACTAATTGGAGATAGTGGTGTGGGTAAGTCATGTATTTTGTTACGTTTTTCAGATGACCACTTCACAGAAAGCTATATAACCACCATAGGAGTGGATTTCCGTTTcagaaggataaaagtaggaGATAAAATGGTAAAGCTACAAATATGGGATACAGCTGGGCAGGAGCGATTCAGAACCATAACGTCAGCCTATTATAGAGGAGCGGATGgaataattattatatatgaCACGACCGATAGGAACTCCTTCCTGCACATCAAGGAATGgataaatgaaataaacaaatacaCGACTGAGGAGACATGCAAACTGCTGGTTGGAAATAAATCTGATTGCAAAGACGAAATGGAGATTTCTACAacggaaggagaaaacaagGCGAAGGAGTTGGGTATTCCTTTTATTGAAACATCTGCTAAGGATGCTACGAATGTTGAATTGGCTTTCACCATGATAACTGAGGagttgattaaaaaaaagaagaagaagatcgTCTCATCACTGGGCGCTCAGCAATCCAAGGTGAAGTTGTCTGCGGAGGACCATGGCCCTGGCGCACTTTGCTCCTGCTGA
- a CDS encoding 6-cysteine protein, with amino-acid sequence MAALGSVLGLLLWVCIACRVARGFYFNVENDIISKDTNMKQCYSEHFVNFKGEIVQVCLDKVPYGSLNKYNILISSYGEDKKWTMQSKALDNYTTKLLKYFYSFTNNEQLVVVFCFNKNLSNPPYECYRSITNDLKTLKTEKIQIDLRMFEPSSFNDYALNSFDLFGVGHFLICGINNKRNSKPNVGLLVICHASADGGFTWKKKLNFYHPNMDKNTTYESLVPKISGNEIGFQYLASKVSLTKYFKCYYKKDHDFECQDVNMVREQSYIWDIAKIRGYYVSPISDGKAPPTQLYYMYKNTYLMPIEVPKSIGTEYNRGKVFQLDNQKLIYSYANEKEAYTYVLSHTGTVKYCTLMYIKREYMNAGFIKKGNNYYCDVSYDDLTVEGDDRMFTVSIYNGVRQDIRKCFYLKYDNMLEPVNIVHKIESVYEYSNFSVYTLYIKKDIEKYFLKDIKLECYLGEDFYLSLNINFKNNFILDNTDVNQSLVNLYPNNIIYFKLPDARSKNMINTVSFPPNTRYIKVDEYYYIFKLPSFIPTESSTQMPFLSNIGSQKTQNKNVTFHAGGVQEHILGVDFSRKTKVCAYAGLDNNCDKVKVRGNKVSVTVNMGIGSETSTQISLGLICPVNKKNKNTCFNEIYDKKKKVFIRDHLNDRKGFLTIYPKTYVHMPSPGEEVFEESILVLTPQFINLYNSNPTKYNSSFLCKCYANNRAYEITFTFA; translated from the exons ATGGCGGCTCTGGGTTCTGTGCTCGGCCTCCTCCTATGGGTGTGCATAGCATGCAGAGTAGCTAGGGGGTTCTACTTCAACGTCGAAAATGACATAATCTCCAAAGACACCAACATGAAGCAGTGCTATTCGGAGCACTTTGTAAATTTTAAAGGAGAGATTGTGCAAGTATGTTTAGACAAAGTACCATACGGATCCCTGAATAAATACAATATCCTGATTAGCTCCTACGGGGAAGACAAGAAATGGACGATGCAAAGTAAAGCTCTCGATAACTATACGACAAAGcttttgaaatatttttacagttTCACAAATAACGAACAGCTAGTGGTGGTTTTCTGCTTTAACAAAAATCTTTCGAACCCACCGTACGAATGCTATAGAAGCATTACTAATGATTTAAAAACGTTGAAAACGGAGAAGATACAAATAGACTTGCGCATGTTCGAACCATCCTCCTTCAATGACTACGCGCTGAACTCTTTCGACCTGTTCGGTGTGGGCCACTTCCTCATTTGCGGGATTAACAACAAGCGCAACTCCAAGCCCAACGTGGGATTGCTCGTCATCTGCCACGCTAGCGCGGATGGGGGATTCACCTGGAA GAAGAAACTTAACTTCTACCACCCCAACATGGATAAGAACACAACATACGAAAGCCTGGTGCCGAAAATCAGCGGAAATGAAATCGGCTTCCAGTACCTCGCGTCCAAAGTGTCCCTGACCAAGTATTTCAAATGCTATTACAAGAAGGATCACGATTTCGAATGCCAAGATGTTAACATGGTAAGAGAGCAAAGTTACATTTGGGATATTGCAAAGATTAGGGGTTACTACGTATCTCCTATTTCTGACGGAAAGGCACCCCCAACCCAGCTGTACTATATGTACAAGAACACATACTTGATGCCCATAGAAGTTCCAAAAAGTATTGGAACAGAATATAACCGAGGAAAGGTATTCCAGTTGGACAACCAAAAGTTAATCTATAGTTACGCTAACGAGAAGGAGGCATACACGTATGTCTTGTCGCACACAGGTACAGTCAAATACTGTACGCTCATGTATATAAAGAGGGAATACATGAATGCGGGGTTcatcaaaaaaggaaataactaCTACTGTGATGTAAGCTACGATGACCTAACCGTTGAAGGAGATGATAGAATGTTTACAGTAAGTATATATAACGGTGTAAGACAAGACATACGAAAATGCTTCTACCTAAAATATGATAACATGTTAGAACCTGTTAATATCGTGCACAAAATTGAGAGCGTCTATGAGTACAGCAACTTTTCAGTCTACACTCTATACATCAAAAAGGATAtagagaaatattttctgaAAGATATAAAATTGGAATGCTACTTAGGAGAAGATTTCTACCTTTCCCTTAACATCAACTTCAAgaataatttcattttggaCAATACAGATGTGAATCAATCTCTTGTAAACCTCTACCCAAacaatattatatattttaaattacCAGATGCAAGGTCTAAAAATATGATCAATAccgtttcttttcctccgaATACCAGATATATCAAGGTGGATGAGtactattatatatttaagctcccttcttttattcccaCAGAGTCGTCTACGCAGATGCCTTTCCTCAGTAACATTGGTTCTCAGAAAACCcagaataaaaatgttacttTCCATGCGGGTGGAGTGCAAGAACACATCTTGGGTGTTGATTTTTCCAGAAAAACCAAAGTCTGTGCATATGCAGGACTTGATAATAACTGCGATAAGGTAAAGGTTCGAGGAAATAAAGTTAGCGTTACCGTTAATATGGGGATAGGATCTGAAACTTCTACGCAAATTAGCCTTGGTCTAATATGCCCGGTTAACAAGAAGAACAAGAATACGTGTTTCAACGAAATTTacgataaaaagaaaaaggttttcATTCGGGATCACCTGAACGACAGAAAAGGGTTCCTGACGATATATCCAAAGACCTATGTACACATGCCCTCTCCAGGAGAGGAAGTTTTCGAAGAGTCTATTCTCGTGTTGACTCCTCAGTTCATAAACCTCTACAATAGCAACCCGACCAAATACAACAGCTCCTTCCTCTGCAAATGCTATGCCAACAACCGGGCCTATGAGATCACCTTCACTTTCGCCTAA